The following DNA comes from candidate division KSB1 bacterium.
CTCGCTTCGCCTGGGTGAGCGCTTGATTCTTGAATAAGTCGCTCCAAGCCCGATTCCCGGGCACGTATGGATTGGGCTGATCAAGATATGGATCCAGTGGCAACCACCAGCCCTTCTTTTGTTCAATATCTGGCCAAACAGCTTCGGTATTCAAGCTAAGGATCTCGGGGGCAACGCCGCCCATTAATTTGGTGCGCATCGCCTCTCCTTCTGAACCACCTTCCATGATTATCTGGGGCACAAACTCGATGGTCACGTCTGGATGCAAATTTTCGTATTGATCCGCCAGAAGCCGAATGGCACGGAGACGCTCACCAACGCCGAATGGCTGTGTACCCGGGGCATAGATCCCGGGGAAAAATTCAATCACATGCTTTCTGCCTGGGTTAAGCGAGCGCCCAAAATCGGTCATATTTCTCCAGCGCCAATCGAATGCTCCTCCATGCGAGGATTTTGGGGTATGAGGTTGAGAGCAGGATAGAATCAGAGCCAAACCAAAGCTTAAAAAATGCAGAATTAATTTCGAATTCATGATGATTTTTTCATGCAATGAGAAGCCAATCATTACTTTTGATTGGCATCGCCGATTGAATGGCACAGTGCACCATCAAAGACACATAAACAACGAATCGTCTCTCAGGTATCATCGAATATCTGCGAGTCGATCATCGTTATTGAGTCAAGATACGCGGCCTTTCAACGTCGCTGATTGATGTTGGTGGCCGCGTATGGGTTGAAAATCGATCTCTGATCAATTACCGATACCAGCAAACGGTACCAGCGGCACCATTCTAAATCGAGCAACTACTCCGCCGTGATCCGAAGGCCATAGGCCTGAAGGGGTTCGATTGAACTCCTCATCTCCTACCACGATGGCGAACGCCGAACCCAACGGAGGCTGATGGCGACGACGGATCTCATTGCGAATGAAGATATAGTCGATGCGTTCATAAAAATTGGCCACTGGGTTTCTCAGATCGGCATCATGACCATAGGTGTAACCGTTGGGATCGTGCTTCAAACGATTTTCAGTCCAAATATCGGTGTAACCGTTAGCAAGCATCAACTGATATGTAGCCCCGTTGGGAGCTTCGCTATTGAAATCCCCGAGCAAAATTATTGGCAACGTTTCGCTTTGCAAGAAAGCCAGCAATTCTTGAGCTTGGCCTAATTGAATCGGTAGGATGGCAGGGTTGGAAGCTGGCTCTAAATGGGTATTCACCACCCGATACTCCTGGTCCCCAATCTTGGCTTTTGCCGCCACAAAACCGCGCAATACAGCGAATCCAGAGCTCGGAACGACGAGCCGAGCTTGATAATTATGGCCAATCACATCGGAAACGCGAATCCCTTCGCGAACCAAGATCACATCGAAATCGGTGAGCCGCACGTCATCGAACTTGAGCGGATTCTGGCTGACCAGCATCGGCAGCTCCACATCAGTGTCCTGCACCATGCCAGCGACCCTGTAGCGAGCGCCTTGCGCCCGAAGCGCCCGCAACAAAATTCCGAGATAATTGTACAAGGTATCGACGGCTGGAGTCGTCCCTCCGATTACTGCATCCCCTGGCGACTGGTAACGGATCAAAGACACCTCCTGCAATCCCACTACATCTGGCTGCGTCCAGGCGATCTCTCGCGCCAACGAAACCGCCCGTTCTGGAAAATTGGTCGATTGCACCTGCTGAAAAACCTGAGCAACCAAAATCGGAATCTGGGTTGGGTCGCTCGCTCCGATTACAATATCGACGTCCCCACCAACATAAATATTTCGGGTCATGGCGGTAACTGCACCTTGCAATCGGCCAAAAGTTCCAATCTCCTTTTCACAATCGATTGTTGCAATCAACGATTGCGT
Coding sequences within:
- a CDS encoding endonuclease/exonuclease/phosphatase family protein, yielding MKTRTMLYWLFSGLLLLLGCSKQHPTAPQLAEFTEADTQSLIATIDCEKEIGTFGRLQGAVTAMTRNIYVGGDVDIVIGASDPTQIPILVAQVFQQVQSTNFPERAVSLAREIAWTQPDVVGLQEVSLIRYQSPGDAVIGGTTPAVDTLYNYLGILLRALRAQGARYRVAGMVQDTDVELPMLVSQNPLKFDDVRLTDFDVILVREGIRVSDVIGHNYQARLVVPSSGFAVLRGFVAAKAKIGDQEYRVVNTHLEPASNPAILPIQLGQAQELLAFLQSETLPIILLGDFNSEAPNGATYQLMLANGYTDIWTENRLKHDPNGYTYGHDADLRNPVANFYERIDYIFIRNEIRRRHQPPLGSAFAIVVGDEEFNRTPSGLWPSDHGGVVARFRMVPLVPFAGIGN